From the genome of Xiphophorus couchianus chromosome 6, X_couchianus-1.0, whole genome shotgun sequence, one region includes:
- the atg9b gene encoding autophagy-related protein 9B: MANFEAYQEYQRIEDYEEDSPPGEEDLLVHVPESLKDSWHHIKNLDNFFTRIYHYHQKNGFACMMLSEFFELIQFLFVVTFTTFLVNCVEYDVLFANRAVNHTGQGQNPYERNKVTLPDAIIPSQQCTQRIQDNSWIIFLLIMAATFWIYRLIKVFCNILSYWEIRQFYIKALKIKMDELCNFTWQEVQDRLISLQREQQMCIHKKELTELDIYHRILRFKNYMVAMINKSLLPVHLQLPLLGNVVFLTQGLKYNFELILFWGPGSLFQNKWNLHPKYKRSGNRLELAQKLSRVILLIGLANLLLCPFILVWQVLYAFFSYTEVIRREPGSLGARRWSLYGRLYLRHFNELNHELHGRLGRGYKPTSKYMNSFTSPLLAVLAKNVAFFSGSVLAVLIALTVYDEDVLTVQHILTAITVLGVVITITRSFIPDEHMVWCPEQLLQCVLAHIHYMPDHWRGNANKSETRDEVAQLFQYKAVFILEELLSPIVTPFILIFLLRNKSLEIIDFFRNFTVEVVGVGDICSFAQMDIRRHGNPTWMSDGQTEASVYQQAENGKTELSLMHFTLKNPRWQPPQESSLFISHLKEKVQHDAQGGPSTQLLLSEAPLCTSLHSNESGTGPESLVASVLAHPILTASGLQGRDHRFVPPSSAASAAASVLASLSTSHHAHPSRSRPHVLLPSSVYPEATMYRSDRTVINSMSNSDSRIRSNALHSEFASAEMSLHAIYMHELHQQTSHPQRTSGHWQSSVPMRDLHTNTGFHAHSSHSSNISMPAPAQLGGWKEEEEEDEDDQEINSGSSPKKATPLSS, translated from the exons tcagtttctgtttgttgtCACATTCACTACATTCCTTGTCAACTGTGTGGAGTATGATGTCCTCTTTGCCAATCGAGCAGTGAACCACACCGGGCAAGGCCAGAACCCTtatgaaagaaacaaagtgaCACTTCCGGATGCCATTATACCAAGCCAGCAGTGCACACAGAG gaTACAAGACAACAGCTGGATCATATTCCTTCTGATAATGGCTGCCACCTTCTGGATCTACCGACTTATCAAAGTCTTCTGCAACATTTTGAGCTACTGGGAGATCAGGCAGTTTTACATCAAAGCACTGAAGATTAAAATG GATGAACTATGCAACTTTACGTGGCAGGAAGTCCAGGATCGGCTCATCAGTTTGCAGAGGGAACAGCAAATGTGCATTCACAAGAAAGAGCTGACAGAACTTGACATATATCACCGCATCCTGCGTTTCAAGAACTACATGGTGGCCATGATAAACAAATCGCTGCTGCCAGTTCATCTGCAGCTCCCCCTGCTGGGCAATGTGGTCTTCTTAACCCAAGGCCTCAAGTACAACTTTGAGCTCATCCTTTTCTGGGGTCCCGGCTCTCTGTTTCAGAACAAATGGAACCTGCACCCTAAGTACAAGCGCAGTGGAAATCGCCTTGAGCTGGCTCAAAAGCTGAGCAGAGTGATCCTGCTGATAGGCTTGGCCAATTTGCTGCTGTGTCCTTTCATCCTGGTGTGGCAGGTGCTTTACGCTTTCTTCAGTTATACTGAAGTGATCCGCAGGGAGCCTGGAAGTTTGGGCGCACGCCGCTGGTCCCTCTACGGCCGTTTATACCTGCGGCACTTCAACGAGCTGAACCACGAGCTGCATGGACGATTGGGTCGTGGCTACAAACCCACTTCAAAATACATGAACTCCTTCACGTCGCCGCTCCTGGCTGTTCTCGCCAagaatgttgcttttttctcaGGGTCGGTGCTGGCTGTTCTCATTGCACTGACTGTCTATGATGAGGACGTTCTTACAGTGCAGCACATTCTGACCGCTATCACTGTGCTGGGTGTAGTTATCACTATAACCAG GTCTTTCATCCCGGATGAACATATGGTTTGGTGTCCGGAGCAGCTTCTGCAGTGCGTGTTGGCTCATATCCACTACATGCCAGATCACTGGAGGGGGAACGCAAACAAGAGCGAGACCCGTGACGAGGTGGCACAGCTGTTCCAATACAAAGCG GTATTCATTTTGGAGGAACTTCTAAGCCCTATTGTTACTCCCTTCATTCTCATATTCCTCCTGAGAAACAAATCCCTAGAAATCATCGACTTCTTTAGGAACTTCACTGTGGAAGTCGTTGGAGTTGGGGATATCTGCTCCTTTGCTCAGATGGATATTAGGCGGCATGGAAACCCAACA TGGATGTCAGATGGCCAGACGGAGGCTTCTGTATATCAACAGGCTGAGAACGGCAAGACTGAGTTGTCCCTCATGCATTTCACCTTAAAAAACCCCCGCTGGCAGCCGCCTCAGGAGAGCTCGCTGTTCATCAGCCACTTAAAGGAGAAGGTGCAGCATGACGCACAGGGTGGGCCTTCAACACAGTTGTTGCTCTCAGAGGCCCCTCTGTGCACCTCGCTGCACTCCAACGAGTCTGGCACCGGG CCTGAAAGTCTTGTAGCCAGCGTCCTGGCCCACCCCATCCTCACTGCATCCGGACTACAAGGGCGAGACCATCGTTTCGTCCCGCCCAGCTCTGCTGCATCTGCCGCAGCCAGTGTCCTGGCCTCTTTGTCCACCTCTCATCATGCACATCCAAGCCGAAGCCGACCCCATGTCCTTTTGCCCTCCTCCGTTTACCCTGAGGCCACCATGTACCGCAGTGACCGCACCGTCATTAACAG CATGTCTAACAGCGACTCTCGCATCCGGAGCAATGCACTGCACTCAGAGTTTGCCTCAGCAGAGATGAGCCTTCATGCCATTTATATGCATGAG CTCCATCAGCAGACCTCCCATCCACAGAGGACCTCAGGACACTGGCAGAGTTCAGTGCCAATGAGAGAtcttcacacaaacacag gttttcatgCTCATAGCTCTCATAGTTCCAACATTTCCATGCCAGCCCCTGCTCAACTTGGTGGCtggaaagaggaagaagaagaggatgaagatgatCAGGAGATTAACAGTGGATCTTCTCCAAAAAAGGCCACACCACTCAGTTCATAA